Proteins from a single region of Macrotis lagotis isolate mMagLag1 chromosome 2, bilby.v1.9.chrom.fasta, whole genome shotgun sequence:
- the LOC141514124 gene encoding CMRF35-like molecule 1 isoform X3 has protein sequence MYLSSALLLLWISGCFSEAIWGPKHVEYEENKMAIVTCHYTSGWENYVKWWCRGADWSSCKFVVKTDSKSMNDHVSIQDDVQAHIITVTIKAITKKDEDTYWCGIERFGSDHGSMIKLSVFPAATTRTTTNIRTTTTNGTTSTGNNIETVNNYYERFEITDLQVLLPIIFGILLVILVGASILAWRMKLRQKKAEKLAEQGPQPMEENICYAHLTLQHRTSNDSPLDSPETTASLQTISRVSSIHKEVEYVTMASLKREDISYASLSLDTPDQNATYSNMDYLISHYPLRNPTENTEYKVFKKT, from the exons ATGTATCTGTCGTCAGCCCTTCTCCTTCTTTGGATCTCAG gTTGTTTTTCTGAAGCAATATGGGGCCCTAAACATGTGGAGTATGAAGAGAATAAAATGGCAATTGTAACGTGTCACTACACCTCAGGATGGGAGAATTATGTAAAGTGGTGGTGCCGAGGAGCTGATTGGAGTTCTTGTAAATTTGTTGTTAAAACGGACTCAAAGAGCATGAATGACCATGTGTCTATCCAGGATGATGTCCAAGCACACATAATAACAGTGACGATAAAAGCCAtcacaaaaaaagatgaagatacTTACTGGTGTGGGATTGAGAGGTTTGGAAGTGACCATGGAAGCATGATTAAATTATCTGTTTTCCCAG cagcaactacaaggACAACCACCAATATCAGAACCACAACTACAAATGGGACAACAAGCACAGGAAACAACATAGAAACAGTTAACAACTATTATGAAAG gtttgaAATCACAGACCTCCAAGTCCTACTACCCATCATCTTTGGCATTTTATTGGTAATATTGGTTGGGGCTTCAATTCTGGCTTGGAGaatgaaactgagacagaaaaaaG CTGAAAAACTTGCCGAGCAG GGACCCCAACCCATGGAGGAAAACATTTGTTACGCACATCTGACCCTGCAACATAGGACATCCAACGACTCCCCTCTAGATTCCCCAGAGACAACTGCTTCTCTCCAAACCATCTCAAGAGTCAGCAGTATCCACAAGGAAGTAGAATATGTCACTATG GCTTCTCTCAAAAGAGAGGATATATCCTACGCTTCCCTATCTCTGGACACCCCAGACCAGAATGCAACTTACAGCAACATGGACTATCTGATCTCCCACTACCCCCTGAGAAATCCTACTGAGAACACTGAATACAAGGTCTTTAAGAAGACTTAG
- the LOC141514124 gene encoding CMRF35-like molecule 1 isoform X2 — protein sequence MYLSSALLLLWISGCFSEAIWGPKHVEYEENKMAIVTCHYTSGWENYVKWWCRGADWSSCKFVVKTDSKSMNDHVSIQDDVQAHIITVTIKAITKKDEDTYWCGIERFGSDHGSMIKLSVFPATTRTTTNIRTTTTNGTTSTGNNIETVNNYYERFEITDLQVLLPIIFGILLVILVGASILAWRMKLRQKKAEKLAEQGPQPMEENICYAHLTLQHRTSNDSPLDSPETTASLQTISRVSSIHKEVEYVTMASLKREDISYASLSLDTPDQNATYSNMDYLISHYPLRNPTENTEYKKPCRFKMLGVTESSCWSTRRKGSPQFLGGEMTTARKILQINKKVYAVS from the exons ATGTATCTGTCGTCAGCCCTTCTCCTTCTTTGGATCTCAG gTTGTTTTTCTGAAGCAATATGGGGCCCTAAACATGTGGAGTATGAAGAGAATAAAATGGCAATTGTAACGTGTCACTACACCTCAGGATGGGAGAATTATGTAAAGTGGTGGTGCCGAGGAGCTGATTGGAGTTCTTGTAAATTTGTTGTTAAAACGGACTCAAAGAGCATGAATGACCATGTGTCTATCCAGGATGATGTCCAAGCACACATAATAACAGTGACGATAAAAGCCAtcacaaaaaaagatgaagatacTTACTGGTGTGGGATTGAGAGGTTTGGAAGTGACCATGGAAGCATGATTAAATTATCTGTTTTCCCAG caactacaaggACAACCACCAATATCAGAACCACAACTACAAATGGGACAACAAGCACAGGAAACAACATAGAAACAGTTAACAACTATTATGAAAG gtttgaAATCACAGACCTCCAAGTCCTACTACCCATCATCTTTGGCATTTTATTGGTAATATTGGTTGGGGCTTCAATTCTGGCTTGGAGaatgaaactgagacagaaaaaaG CTGAAAAACTTGCCGAGCAG GGACCCCAACCCATGGAGGAAAACATTTGTTACGCACATCTGACCCTGCAACATAGGACATCCAACGACTCCCCTCTAGATTCCCCAGAGACAACTGCTTCTCTCCAAACCATCTCAAGAGTCAGCAGTATCCACAAGGAAGTAGAATATGTCACTATG GCTTCTCTCAAAAGAGAGGATATATCCTACGCTTCCCTATCTCTGGACACCCCAGACCAGAATGCAACTTACAGCAACATGGACTATCTGATCTCCCACTACCCCCTGAGAAATCCTACTGAGAACACTGAATACAAG AAGCCTTGTAGGTTCAAGATGTTGGGAGTCACTGAGTCTTCATGTTGGTCAACCAGAAGGAAGGGATCACCACAATTTCTTGGAGGAGAGATGACTACTGCCAGGAAAATTCTACAGATAAATAAGAAAGTCTATGCCGTGTCCTGA
- the LOC141514124 gene encoding CMRF35-like molecule 1 isoform X4 produces MYLSSALLLLWISGCFSEAIWGPKHVEYEENKMAIVTCHYTSGWENYVKWWCRGADWSSCKFVVKTDSKSMNDHVSIQDDVQAHIITVTIKAITKKDEDTYWCGIERFGSDHGSMIKLSVFPAATTRTTTNIRTTTTNGTTSTGNNIETVNNYYERFEITDLQVLLPIIFGILLVILVGASILAWRMKLRQKKAEKLAEQGPQPMEENICYAHLTLQHRTSNDSPLDSPETTASLQTISRVSSIHKEVEYVTMASLKREDISYASLSLDTPDQNATYSNMDYLISHYPLRNPTENTEYK; encoded by the exons ATGTATCTGTCGTCAGCCCTTCTCCTTCTTTGGATCTCAG gTTGTTTTTCTGAAGCAATATGGGGCCCTAAACATGTGGAGTATGAAGAGAATAAAATGGCAATTGTAACGTGTCACTACACCTCAGGATGGGAGAATTATGTAAAGTGGTGGTGCCGAGGAGCTGATTGGAGTTCTTGTAAATTTGTTGTTAAAACGGACTCAAAGAGCATGAATGACCATGTGTCTATCCAGGATGATGTCCAAGCACACATAATAACAGTGACGATAAAAGCCAtcacaaaaaaagatgaagatacTTACTGGTGTGGGATTGAGAGGTTTGGAAGTGACCATGGAAGCATGATTAAATTATCTGTTTTCCCAG cagcaactacaaggACAACCACCAATATCAGAACCACAACTACAAATGGGACAACAAGCACAGGAAACAACATAGAAACAGTTAACAACTATTATGAAAG gtttgaAATCACAGACCTCCAAGTCCTACTACCCATCATCTTTGGCATTTTATTGGTAATATTGGTTGGGGCTTCAATTCTGGCTTGGAGaatgaaactgagacagaaaaaaG CTGAAAAACTTGCCGAGCAG GGACCCCAACCCATGGAGGAAAACATTTGTTACGCACATCTGACCCTGCAACATAGGACATCCAACGACTCCCCTCTAGATTCCCCAGAGACAACTGCTTCTCTCCAAACCATCTCAAGAGTCAGCAGTATCCACAAGGAAGTAGAATATGTCACTATG GCTTCTCTCAAAAGAGAGGATATATCCTACGCTTCCCTATCTCTGGACACCCCAGACCAGAATGCAACTTACAGCAACATGGACTATCTGATCTCCCACTACCCCCTGAGAAATCCTACTGAGAACACTGAATACAAG TGA
- the LOC141514124 gene encoding CMRF35-like molecule 1 isoform X1, giving the protein MYLSSALLLLWISGCFSEAIWGPKHVEYEENKMAIVTCHYTSGWENYVKWWCRGADWSSCKFVVKTDSKSMNDHVSIQDDVQAHIITVTIKAITKKDEDTYWCGIERFGSDHGSMIKLSVFPAATTRTTTNIRTTTTNGTTSTGNNIETVNNYYERFEITDLQVLLPIIFGILLVILVGASILAWRMKLRQKKAEKLAEQGPQPMEENICYAHLTLQHRTSNDSPLDSPETTASLQTISRVSSIHKEVEYVTMASLKREDISYASLSLDTPDQNATYSNMDYLISHYPLRNPTENTEYKKPCRFKMLGVTESSCWSTRRKGSPQFLGGEMTTARKILQINKKVYAVS; this is encoded by the exons ATGTATCTGTCGTCAGCCCTTCTCCTTCTTTGGATCTCAG gTTGTTTTTCTGAAGCAATATGGGGCCCTAAACATGTGGAGTATGAAGAGAATAAAATGGCAATTGTAACGTGTCACTACACCTCAGGATGGGAGAATTATGTAAAGTGGTGGTGCCGAGGAGCTGATTGGAGTTCTTGTAAATTTGTTGTTAAAACGGACTCAAAGAGCATGAATGACCATGTGTCTATCCAGGATGATGTCCAAGCACACATAATAACAGTGACGATAAAAGCCAtcacaaaaaaagatgaagatacTTACTGGTGTGGGATTGAGAGGTTTGGAAGTGACCATGGAAGCATGATTAAATTATCTGTTTTCCCAG cagcaactacaaggACAACCACCAATATCAGAACCACAACTACAAATGGGACAACAAGCACAGGAAACAACATAGAAACAGTTAACAACTATTATGAAAG gtttgaAATCACAGACCTCCAAGTCCTACTACCCATCATCTTTGGCATTTTATTGGTAATATTGGTTGGGGCTTCAATTCTGGCTTGGAGaatgaaactgagacagaaaaaaG CTGAAAAACTTGCCGAGCAG GGACCCCAACCCATGGAGGAAAACATTTGTTACGCACATCTGACCCTGCAACATAGGACATCCAACGACTCCCCTCTAGATTCCCCAGAGACAACTGCTTCTCTCCAAACCATCTCAAGAGTCAGCAGTATCCACAAGGAAGTAGAATATGTCACTATG GCTTCTCTCAAAAGAGAGGATATATCCTACGCTTCCCTATCTCTGGACACCCCAGACCAGAATGCAACTTACAGCAACATGGACTATCTGATCTCCCACTACCCCCTGAGAAATCCTACTGAGAACACTGAATACAAG AAGCCTTGTAGGTTCAAGATGTTGGGAGTCACTGAGTCTTCATGTTGGTCAACCAGAAGGAAGGGATCACCACAATTTCTTGGAGGAGAGATGACTACTGCCAGGAAAATTCTACAGATAAATAAGAAAGTCTATGCCGTGTCCTGA